In Rhipicephalus sanguineus isolate Rsan-2018 chromosome 1, BIME_Rsan_1.4, whole genome shotgun sequence, the DNA window ACGTCGGAAAAAACTCCGCACTCGCGCGACATAGTCAGCGGTATAACTGCGAGCTTGGCCTGCACTTCTTCCCCGAACGCTGAGGTTAGGTTGACCGTTCCACGCGGCTGCACCATATCTGGTGGGATCACGCTCTCACGGACCGCTGTAATTTCCGCCCCCGTGTCCAATACCGCTTCTATATGTTTGTCCGTGCAGCCTAGCGACACCGGAATTAAATCACTGTGTGTGGCCACGGGCCCTTCCATTGAAATGCGCGCAGCTAAGCTGTTACCTTTGCCGCCTGGGACCCCTTCCGTCGGCTGTTTCGGACGCCGAGGGCAATTCCATTTTTGGTGTCCTGTACTGCCGCAACTGTAGAAAGCCCTGGGCTTGGGCTTTCCTTCCGTACCTAGGCTTTTTCCGGCGTTACGGGCCTTCGTTGTCTCGTTGTCGGGTCTAGCACTGCTCGCGCTTTGCGATTCCGCCGACTTTTGCTGCGTCTGCCTCGCCGCGCTGTTCGCACCCTGCGCTTCTTCGAACGTTCTTAGCAACGCGGCCATCTCTGGGGCACTCATCTACTTTCTCCCTTCTTGGAGCGTCACATACCGCACGGCCTCCTCCGACAAATTCTTCTTTAATTGGTCGGCAACCAAAAGCTTCACTAGGCCCTCGAACGTCGACACCCCCCTTGCGTCAAGGTAAAAGTGGAGGTAGTTCTCTAGACGTGATGCAAAAGGTCTCCACCCTTCGTTCGCACGCTTTCCTGACCCGGAAAACCTTTTGAGGTACTCTCCTGCCGAAAGCCAGAGTTCGGCAAGCACCGTTTGCTTGATAACCTGGTAATCCTTATGCTCTATTGGGCTAAGCCGCGTGGACAGAAATGGGACCCTCTCCGCTACCAACGGAAAAACCAGCCGTCCCCAAAACTCCCCCCGTACCTCGTACGCTTCTAGGGCACTCTCTACGGACTCGAACCACACTGGTGCTTCAGCCTCTGTCGGAAATTTGGGTAGCACCCCGGTGAGGACCTTCGAATAGCGCCTCAGTTCGCTACATGGATCTCGCCTGCCCAGAGCTCCCGCCCATCATCTGCGCCAGTCTCTCCATTTAAGCACGCAACTCCTCCAGCCTGCGCTTTCGCGTGAGTTCTCCAAAATGCTCATTTCTCTGGCTCTCCGGCGCGACAACCACTTGTGGGTTTCCCTGGACACCCTCGTCCTCCGACCCTGACCCACGTCTCATCGCTGGCGAACGCCTGTCGGGGTTCAAATGAGCGAACCTCGTGTCCATAACACACAAAATTACAGGCAGCGGTACCACTGAGGTGAAAAAACACCAGAGGACTCACCACTTGTGAAGGTGCCGCTCGCTGTTGTCACGCCTTGCCCGTCGCCAGACGTCGCCTTCGCCCGATGCCGCTTGGGGAGTCGCCGGACCGTTGATTTGAGTCGACAGCTGCCGTGCCGATGCCTCTTCGGTTCGGTGGCCGGCTCGCTCGTTATTTCAGGCCGCCGCTTTGACGTCTTGGCCGCCTCCTCAATTGCGTCTCCTCGCAGCACGACGAACTCCTCGGTACGCAGAGCGTTCCTGGTCGTCGTTGTCTCGGCCCGTCGATGCATCGGCCCGTCGATAggaagaaagcgataggaagaaacgtgtcgtaggtataccgtacattcatcgcgtatctcacaggctaaagaaagtaggaactagatacggcgttaatgttgttttcacggctgccaataagctaggtaagatttgtgccgctgtgcagaggaagaatgagggagtaaaaggcAAGacgcggaccgatatttgtttcgtaaaacacaccaacaaattcactgattgccgtacgagtgtggtatataagatgcctttcagctgcggccgcttctacgtaggacagacgggccgatgcatcaaccagagattgttggaacataagagatcgctaacaggaggctcaccttctaatctatctttacattgtcgagattgtaagtgcacgccaaaattttatgaatgcgcagtgttgtaccggcatagaaatgaagaaacgcgcctgatgattgaagcatggcatatcgagaatagtggtagcgcatgcgtaagCCAAcggtcgattaacttgcataaagatgaaatcaaatgccttaacagttatcttccacgtagaccgccacgcgtgcaggattgataggttctcctgttgcatgggcatgcgcagatacgtttgcgtgccttctttcttttcagccgttgtgcgtctcttcagttgttagtcggcgtttgtggtgtcctgacttctttcttgtgtccgtgtttgcacgccctgtctttttagaatgaatacttaccaactagctcagctctctgttattccaaatctcgtatccgttgacaggcttttagCGGACACTATGCGAGATTTATTggtgccacgtgcaccgtcctcggcgacatctcgtctccgttGACAGGCGTTCACGGATCTATGCGAGATTTACTGGTGTCGCGGTCTTGgcttccttcgcaccgcttcCCGGACCCCCCGCGGGCTGTGGGCCgatgctgacgatgatgatgatgatttccttgatgcatggctcacacccactctgggggattggccaagaaaccattaattttaggtagaagtgaccacatatgatttctatgactaatgaattatagagtagttagaaaaaatgcataatgctcatttaaaattccgaattaaaatcgccctgattcaattaagaatttttgtacagcggaacagacatcccggtgacagtgacctaatgaggaggctcccaaggatagaatattagaagtaatgagATCCAATCTAATTCGATGCGTTGGTTGTTAAACcgatggtcaatagggcgcgtctttttcttcgaacggttatgggcagctgggaagtgttcttttgtccccgcgcgTCCTACATTCGAATcgagcgtcgctgcgcttcgaccctcgactccgaggctggcttcttggaagccgccttctggggGTAAGAAACaactatccccccccccttctcgacacgccggaccttacactAATTGAATGCCCCGCGCTTCACCAAGAGCGACTGACCCATTTTAGGGAACTTTACCGCTATCATATTCCACCTCATCCCGCGCTATTCTTATCACTCGACCCAATGTTTAAGAATAAGCGACTTCTTAAATACCTTGCAGAAATCAAGTTTTTAGAAATGGTATCATTCCATTATATTCACCAGGCTGGGCCTCACACGTGAGGTACAGCCTGTTGCCGTGCGTGTTGAAGTACGTCCGAGCCCTCGCAGTTCTTGCGCAGGCAAGAATTCGGCAGTGAGGTACTTGCACCTTGCCGACTCATTTACCGTGAGAACCTGAAGCCAACGAATTGAAGGCCTTGTAATAAAATACAAATTCATTTTTAGAGATACCGTAGTTATATATATTTTATAGATATGCCCCTGTacagcaattaatataactagtGATTTTAGACAACTAAACTGAAACTATGACACTTgcactggcgctctttggccttagatgcccttgcgccaataaaacataataataataataataataataataataataataataataataataataataataataataataataataataataataataataagttttcAATGCAAACATATCCGCCTACTGGTGTCACTGAAAAGTTCATTATTGAATCTTAGTTAATTCGACTGCCCAAAGCAATAATCACCATCTCAGTTGGTGTCCTCCTCGATACACAGTTTATTTGCAAAAGGAGGTTTTCACGTACCACTCAGTTTTGAATTTTGAGAAATCCGCAAAGCTTAAATTTCGTAGGCCTGCATATGACGCGAGGAAGGCGCTATGCATGTTGAGCAAACGCCGGCACTAGAAGGGAAGACAAGTGCTGCCAGCTGGCGTATGTTCCGTATTTATTCATATGTGGAATCACACTTTGTGGAGCATCAGTCAACTTTCTTTCAAGTTAGCATTTTGCAGACGCTCAGTGAAGGCCTTTTTAAGTGCACTGCGTAAATCTTTTCCGACTTCGGAGCGTGGGATGCTGTCCAGGAACTCAACGCCACTGTGGAGCTGCTTGTGATAGGCCAAACGACCTGAAACGACGCAAAAATAGGTATATTTCGAAGAAATGTCGGCCTATGGATGCACCAGTATTGCAATTACGGCGACTTGAATAAGGACAACGTGAAAAACTTAATGAGCCATTCCACTCCGCGAAGGTTGATGACCAGCGAAGCCACACGTTGCAAAAGGTTAGCTAAGTGGCTAGCTAGCTAGTTGACTGTCTACGTCTTGATGCTTTCGTGGTCGTATcgttaacttggtatataccagaATTCGCATGGCGCGACATCAGCGGGTGTCGAATGTGAATGACAGGACACATTCGACAAGGTGTCTTGTAATTCACATGAATATCGTGACATGCATTTCGTCTAAGTCAACGGTATAAGACAGTTAAGACTGTCCTAAAAGTAAGAGCAATGGTCCGAAGTTAAATAAGGAGATGACTGTGTATATTGGACAAAGCATTATTCACAGTGTAAATTCCTTCCTGTGtccgtccgattgaatgcgcatcgattcccaccacgaacatgcaccaactcgcccagcaagatgTTCTTCTAAAATAAATTACATGGTTAAATAAGCGGCTAAGATAAAAATTTCTGACAGATAACATGCATGGCGTATGCAATACACCAAAATTAGCGGGTATTTTGCGGACTTTCATGAGTGGTTTTTGCAGCCTAGTGCGCTTCACACATCAAGGTTAACTTCATCGTCTCGAACAGCGCATAGACAAGGGATCGAGACATTGGTTTTAGACTGCCATGAATAAATAACCAACTAGCCTGAATTACCGCATTTCTTAATGTTAACGTACATAAGTGCGAGGATAGCGAGTTAGGCACTGTGCCATGTGCACAGTGATATCTTGGATCAAAAGCGTTGCAAGCTATTACGCATAGTGAAAAAATGGCTTTCGAGAATAAAGGTAATTTTGGAAGATCAGAAGTCACGCGGGGGGTGTGCCTCAGTCAGGGTTTTTAAACATGAAGGTTCCGAAAGCCTTACCGGCGACTACCTCTTTCAACCTCTCCGCTTCCTTCTGCTGTTGGAGAGGATCCGTGAGGCGGCGCTGGTGCACAACGAATGCCCGGGCAGCCTCACCATACTGCGAGTGTGGAACCCCGGCCACGACCACGTGTAGCACCTCGGGGTCGGAAGCCAGCAGCTCTTCCAACTCGGCTGGAGACACCTGCTGGTCCATGCACTTAATGAGTTCCTTGAACCGACCGCATAAGAAGAAGCAGCCGTCAGCCGTGTAGTAGCCCTTGTCCCCTGCGGTTACGGTTTCAACGACGGAGGGAATTTTTTGACATTGCCTTCGACGAACAGCTCGCATTCTTGAGAACAACTCATTTTTAGTGCGTGGTACTTACCCCATAATCGTAACACACATCGTGGGTTGGCGAGAGCGTTCGTACAAAGCACTAGCAGGGAAAATTTATGTTTAAATTCACCAACAAAGGGGCTGATGCCCTAGCGGCGACTCAAGTTGTCAAGACAGCCACTATGCAACCGGTCCTCTATTTGTTTACGGTTTTCTAACTTCATTATGAAAACTCGCCGGTGTTACCATTCCTACAGTTTTATGAATGACTCTTTTATGAACGTATGTGCGTTTGTGGTCGTGCGTATTATTTGTGtttatatgtgatcattgtatatcgggtgtttcaagaaatgtgtccgaaatccCCAACAATCAGGACAACGCGATTTTTGCGAGCTGCCTTTTGAATTGCTTTCAGTTGCCAAGCACCTTAGCgcctcggcttgtcggcgtctaaTGTCGTCACGGTGTGTCATGTAGGCGGGATCCATCataaaacgggtatgcgccacaaaaattgggccaATCGCACAACTCTCAAcgggcccactaaaaatgaagaaggcaccagttagcccaacaaatagccgacgacgttagtggagctgaaacacccttccctacattccGCAGGGCactgaaaccgggcatgcagGGAAGAAAAGGGAGAAcaataagaagaagaaaaggaagaaaaaagagaagaagaagaggcacCTTAGGGctgaactgaaaccgggcatgtagggaagaagaagaagcaccctagggtaagctgcattccgacgcagttttccgacgacgttaggtgagcggaaacacccttccttacatgcccggtttcaggcttggcaccactagtgcctcatcaaagaaatctctctcaaaacactgcatgcttcgcacctTCCcacgtttcacgttagtggagctgaaacacccttgcctacatgttTCGCACGTCCCaagtttttctgtagcggcaggcatcttaagatggttaaagacatcatttgagaCAGTATAtaagttaaattaattaaattTTAATTAGTTTAATTAGGTGATTATTGCGAATGAGCCTAACTGAGTTAACTAAAAAGTCATTTTTTAACTCTTAATTACTGTTCAAAATGATGTATTTCACCATCTCATGTTGCTTGCCGCAACAGAAAAAAGTCACtgactcattctggacgtctcactcgaatatggcagttgcgctaaTATGAAGACGAGCAAATAAATATGTTCAGAAGAGAGCGTACAAAatgccagacctgcgcggaataCTCaacagagtcacagcgaaagctggaagagcggcctttcttgaGCCCATTGTAAACTATCTTGAAGCAACTACTACAAGTGCATTttcaaggcacccactacgccataaatcatcacaatttttacAAATAGGGAAGCacttactatgccattattcgtcattctgcggagaagcgaggtactcgctacacatctgtaaggcataatgtgcactttgttgatggtgtggttgatgacgaataattatggctgagccgtttgtaatgggcttgaagctttaaacgacacactcgttacgcaatttgcattgtgtgatgtctggttgtcattttactcttctaccacactaattacatatgttaatgtgattccttGTGCGGCAcgacgcctgtgtagggtctttcgCGAACGAGTTTCAAGCCccggcctggctctgtggtaaattACTCGACTGCCCCGCAGCGTCATTCTACCTTAAGcggggtacccgctacacatatgtaaggcattatgtgaatttaattgatgctctggctgatgacgatgaagaattgtgcctgatccctttgtaatgtgGTGGAAggattaaacgacccactcgttacacAATTCGTTATTTTACTCTGTATAACAAGCTGTAttttgtgggaaccacgcccaccgcctatctcgagatagcgccacgtgctgcagaGGCGGTGTGTGGCCCACCTGGGCGGTTTTAACGGGGCAGCCCGGGCGCTGCATGGAGGAGAGGAGCCTTGGCTGCCAGCAAGGACGGATGCTGCCCCCCGCGCGCGCTGGCCCATTGCTGCTGCCGGAAATCATGGTCACCGCCTCGctgtctcgtgtccctggaccgaccccgccgtatgcctCGTAGCGTgcaataaattattgttgtttgttgtgagttaAAGTTTCCGTAGTCCTTGTTTTAactgcggacgggacgcagcaagcccagtacccacaattTGTTATTAGAAGTATTAACGCGATTCGTTACACGGCATGACGCCCGTATAGTGTCTTTTCACGAAGACGTTGTAAGCACccgcgtggatctgtggtagaatactcgaccgccacgcagaaggcccggcTGCAAATCCTATCCAGTCcaggctatttttttttcttttttcattttttcttatttcgcgcgatagcggttacggacattgGCGGTGGCGtctgcggacaactacggcacccaCAACGGCTGTtcttgtgatctcatgacagctttcgctgtaaaaccaggGGCGTTTGCATTTTTGTACTCAGGAGTCGAATTCGCAgagttttaaagcgaaagctttactggcctagtcgagGAAGTTTCGCTGTGTATCTCAgcgtggccttgaagcgaagaacgcaTACCCGTGACAAGCCACCCTAAATTTAGttctggcgttgcagttgtgcacgagcctacatCGAACTCGTTCGCCGGCTCGCGTGTCtgcctctccgagtgcccttcctcagcgcccGAGGTGAAACCGCAAGgtgcgcgcgcatctgctagcataggagcacgcgagcgcgagcttttgttggtggtttaaagggacactaaaggcaaatgttaagtcgacgttgattgttgaaatagcggttcataaacctcgtagtgctacttttatgccaaggaagtgcttattttgaaataaaatcacgttttagtggtccgcatcgcgttagcgcacatcaaatcacccgcctgaaatcagactttcatacgtcactgctgccgtgcccaacgttgcccgcctttacggcGCGACCgtcgacactagtagcagcagagcgaaagtagcgggacccacagcagcaacaacggccatcgaagtcATCGAAGCTTGCCgaaatcgccgcaatggatgtggacggagaagtggacaacgagacattggctcgcgacgctgggctccaattcagcgactaagccacttcgagcgtaagggtttattccgcggcacccagtgaaaagccacatcggtttccttgctgcagcactggcgttgtgtaccattcgggcatccggcaacatcacatgcatgcggcattttgtcgaactttctgtcagagtgactttcacgagcgtgcaaaacacacgcggcagtacgcgataccgaaac includes these proteins:
- the LOC119385139 gene encoding luciferin 4-monooxygenase gives rise to the protein MTELTSCIACSTHLDDLKSVGKPAPFFEMKVVDFCTRQPLGPNQQGEVCVKGPAAFKAYWNQPSATSAAYENGFVRTGDKGYYTADGCFFLCGRFKELIKCMDQQVSPAELEELLASDPEVLHVVVAGVPHSQYGEAARAFVVHQRRLTDPLQQQKEAERLKEVVAGRLAYHKQLHSGVEFLDSIPRSEVGKDLRSALKKAFTERLQNANLKES